TTTGAGTTTTTTTCGGTCCTTCGGTTTAGATCGGTTTAACTTTTAGTGTTAGGGTTTTCTCGGTTTATTTCGATCGATTCTATTTGGCGAATGCTCTTTGTTTAGTTTGTTTTAACGAACACGTTCGTTCGATTAGTTCTGTTAGCGAATCTTCGTTCGTTAGGTttactttttattttattttcgacCAGTGACCTATCCGCGAATACTTTTctcacagattagtccctaatttttaaaccctcgcaactttttgctcattcatccaaatccagtgaaaccaatgccaaaatcttcgtcttgttcccctctttccagttaatcaacttgaacatggttttgacaatttaaattttggtttcaagcagatttgaattcgaacttcttttgatcgtagttcgAGCTTCGTAGCTCCGTttcggttgattctttttgcaaatcgaagctctttaGTTGAATTTCAGTTTGGATCTTTTCTTTTGGGTTTTGCCCGTGCATCTTATGTTTGAGttcttatgtatgttattgtttgtttacgatagagtttccggagtgcgaagcgtgctactacgagtcactagggttttcagatcgtcagcaaggcaagtaacactttgatcatacccttccttacccagtttttatgcattagttttcAATCCTGAAACACTTCATGGTTGGGACTTGAAtacttgtgggttttgggaagtagttgatgaggtagaacctattgtctttaATTCAAAcactgggagttacttctacgttatggtTACTATActatgctatgctatgctcgtagatgtggttgggtttgagtgatccatgacagatgtgagatttttaattaatggttaaacttaaggtggctactttaatacacatcttggtggattggttgaggcaccctggagcacccagtggttgtctaggcacctggagcaatccagcgttgtcctaggatatcccggagtacccgtgtgatcatcctatggtttgccacctaggctcaaagggatcatcagattattcatgctggaaacttccgtgtgcagccacaagccattatgggttctggcatagttgagtatgttgtgtgacctctttcagtggtagactagcagatgtaggggatgtaggtagtactgtctacccagagtaaagagttaatgcttctaaaagactgtgtctcggtcatccgtttctcaaacatcatgtagtgcgagaaatccaacggaggagatcgagtcttgtggggaaaagtgcgcaaacctctgcagagtgtataaactaatcatggttagccatgtccccggttatgggcatcttgagtatctggtacttgaattattgatttgatctcgtcactctacttaattaatttgttgggttgatgattattaatttgggattgagttggaggaaccttctcaatgttttcaacaaactttgtagttaaataaactatattcctttgttgtagggaaaaactagctttctgcaaaaattaACCATatagcctccaccagccaaatatgcatatagttatagctgttacatgttcattgctctacagtgttattttgccagcatattccatgtgctgacctacacaggctgcaacgtattatgttgcagagttttcagacgaagagtaaggtgcgctaggtcgttgtcgtgcactcagctatgccgttggagttgatggactcatttaccttcgaagtttccgctgttatcttatttagatggccttcagccatattattgtattaagttctcttttgagacattcgatgtaataagtgtgtgactgaactctgttataaatcctcgagtactgtgtgtgtcagtattaccgatccagggatgacacttatacacagggatttgaccgtttgaggtcggatcgctacagaAGAGCAGCCcacaattaggagacaggttcatctgcatgctccaatatgatgaatcaggactgctacacatgttctatgctattttacctgagagagagcagcaggagtgattagctagctagaatgagtttgaagatgatgatgtgctacactatgactatgatgattaaatagctagtgttggtggtaatgacatgatgattattattagctagtgtcgGTGATGATTAGATAGccacactatgactatgatgattaaatagtgttggtggtaatgactacgGTGATTGTTAgctagtgttgttggtgatgatatgatgcaagagtttttatattaatatgatgatgatgttgatcaTGATTATCATGATGATTTGTTATTATGATCGTGATTAGTTATTATATCATTGGTGGAAGGAACGCGGATTAGATTCATGTGGATGGATCAAAAGTGACCAAAAGTTGAATTATTAGGATCGTCGTCCTAATTCAACTTTTAATACATCCAAATGAATCTAATCCATATTTCTCCCTCACAATGATATATTAATTCATCACGGACATAATGATATAACAACCTTTGAATTGGTACTGTATCAAAATTTGTATAACGgcatataaatacactaaaaataaaaaaataaaaaacagaaTACTAGTAGCGTTGGATAGGAAACACGCTACTACTAGTTATATTAGCAGTAGAGCTGGAAACAACACACGCTACAGCTATAtgtcttagcagtagcgtgtgttacacgcgctactgctaatgaatAGCTGCAACGCCTTACTAGTAGTGCGGTGCCCCGCGCTACTAGTAGgcattaaacccgcgctactactaggcttttccctagtagtggtcaAATATGATATTGTATAGGCCTTCCACTCATCTCCCTCTAAATCTAGCTCTACCTCCAGTTCTTGCTCCTCCTACACCTCTAGTTAACATAACACCACCATATTGTTGTCCTTCACTATAAGGAAACAACAACTATGACTGACATAAGCAGCCACCAAATTGGCGATATAATTACTCCCTTCGATCTATAAtaagtgtcgtggttttagttcaaataagtgtcgtggttttgaactaaaaccacgacacttaTTATAGATCCGAGGGAGTACTTCTTAAACCGCCAATCATAACCCCTGTACCATTATTTTGACGTCCGAATCTTGAGATTGCTTCAATGCATGTGATCCCTCTCCTCAGCCACCCccctccacccccccccccccccccccccacccaccccAAAGACCTCAATTAAAGGGTTCCAAAGAGGGAGACATGAGAGAAGAAGCATATAAATCTTACCTAAACTGGGAGGCAAACCACCAACTTAATTTGCACCACACATGGTAAGCCATACTTGCGCTTCACAACGTTGTTGTGGAAACGTGACGATCATCGTCGCCACCATGGTTGTTTGTCTCCTCCAGCTGAGGCCACAAACATAGGAGGAGGGACCAGAAAATTATAGTACCTCATATTTGTTGGGGGATCTATGAAATTAACTAGACAGACTGCCCAATACCCGTCAAACACATGGAACTCACGTAACCACGAGTGTGATGGATAACGTCTATGATATGAAAAAGATATGGTTTAACAACTTCTGAAAATCACCCATAGCCAATGCCTCGTCCGATTCACCACCACGTCAACCCAGCCAGACTGATTTTGGACCAAAGTTATCGTGTAAGACACATTTAGTGTTCCTCTTTTTAGCTATGAACGAGTTATTGCACATGGAGCTCTCAACTTGGCAATTTCCTGTGACTAAAACTTGGTCACTTGAGCATTTATGAGTTTTTCGAGTTTCAAGATTTCCTTGCAAGTTTTATTTTTTTTAGTCAAAATAAGTCAAAGTTGAACAGGAAACTTGTGAAACTCCTGAATATATCTGAGGCGTTTTTTTTTTCTATTTCATAGATTTTAGATTtttacaaaaaataaaaataaaaattctaGTCAAAACTTGTTCAAATTTGGACATAAATCTTCACCAATACGTTCCTATCAAACTACTGAACCAAATTTTGTAGAAATTAACAACAATAGTCACCCAAAAATTAATGATTTTCTAGAtttttttgttgaaaattttgaatGTACAATTATAATTCATATGTTTTCTCTCTTTCTTGTGGACAATTCATATATTTTCTCTCGTTCTTGTGATTTTTTTCCGAACAATGCACCAATCACCATGCATGTAAGCAGGAAAGGAATACGTAATCTGAATTTGATATTCTCTAAAgcaataaataaataaacttAGCTGAACGTATAGGAGATTAATATATTCTCACTTTAATTTCATTACACAATACGTACATACATAGCTCGGGACATTCAGTACACATGATCTATAGTATACCCAACTTAGTTAGAGCCGATGGATTTACTTCTTATCTATAGAGTAACCTCACAGAATAATCTATATCGATATCCAGCAAGCATAATCACTAGCTCTGCTTGATGAGTGTACACCCATCAGTTGTTGCTGATGTCGGTCGACGCGGATACATCGGCCGCTGGCGGGCATGGGCATGGCGGCTTGGGCTTGGGCTTTGGCGGACACGGCTTGGGCTTGGGCTTGGGCTTGGGCGCATGAGGAGGGCACGGCCGCTTCGGCGGGGTTGGCCTCGGCGGCTTGGGCTTCGGTGAACCACCGTGGTCCGGAGGTGTGGGCTTTGGCGGCGTGGGCTTCGGTGAACCACCGTGGTTCGGAGGTGTGGGCTTTGGCGGCGTGGGCTTCGGTGAACCACCGTGGTTCGGAGGTGCGGGCTTTGGCGGAGTGGGCTTCGGGCTTGGCGGCTTCGGGCCTGGGTTCGGCTTCGGGCTTGGCGGCTTCGGGCCCGGGCTTGGCTGCTTGTGGTAGCATTTGTCCCCGCATGCTTTGTAGCATTCCGCCTGCTTACCTGCAAAAACCAATCAAAATACAGATGATAGCTTATATACGGGTAAGTATAGTAGTTGAGAAGCACGATTTTGGACGGTGATGTAGATGTATACGTACATGGTGGCAGCTTGGAGCAGGTCTCGGAGACGCACATCTGGTAGCACACCGGCGGCAGGGCCTTGTAGCAGTCCAGGATGCACGCCTTGTTGCACTTGCAGTAGCTCTCGTACCCACCGGCGACGTGGGCGGCTGCACCACCATCGGCGGGGTGCACGACGGCTGTGGTGCCGTCGGTGGAGTTGAGGGGGACGGAGGCGGCCGCCGTACCGTCGTCGACGGCTGTGTGGGCGGCTGGGTTGCGGTAGCCGCCGCACTTCTGCTGCATGCAGGAGTAGTAGCACTGCCAGCAGTGGGCTTCCTGGGGATTCGCTGCCTCCGCCACGGCGAAGAGTGCCGCCACGGCCAGGAGGACGGCGAGCTTGgccgccgccatggagaccatagATGGTTCCCCGGTGAAACGTACGATGTGGAGACGGAGATCGATGGAGCGTGGATGGCTCTGCAGAACAAAGGTGGTATGTGTATATATACAGGGCACGTGTACATGTTCTTCGCGGGTATCGTACGTCGTCGTCATGCACGCAGATGGAGTGCACGGGGCAGTACGAACTGAACCAGTTGGCCGGCGCGCGTACGTCCGGCGAATTAACCGCAGAACGTACGTGCCTCCATGCTTAATTTGCTCTTCTCATGCGTCGCGCGTGAATGTGTTTGGTTAATTTGTTCGACCGTCTCCTGCGCATCATCGGTCACACGTTTTGCACAGCTCCGCCATCCCATCCCTAAACTGCGGTCTTTTCCTTTCCACCCTTCGAGAGAGACTAGCTGACATGGTTTACATCCTgtttgagatcaaaaagttgtgAGCGTTGGAGGTTAACAAAGTTTGCATTTCTTTTTACAAAAAGAggattagagcatctacagccggacttgCCGAATCCAGGCCCCTATATGTCCCCGGACGTGCCTGGCACGCCTGCGGACAGAGTCAGACAGCCCCTCATATGTAGGGCCTGGCAGCCACACACCTCAAATTCATACAAATCCATGCATGTCCATCATACACGTCAACATCGCACGTAAACAACAAATGTTGGTAGCGAAAATATATAGTTTGGACATAAAATTTGTTACAAGTGCACAACTCAAACATTACTTCTTTGGTCTCCATTGTGAGTTCACATATACTCCACAAGATCACTGAGCAGCTATGCGTGCACCTGATGATCTTCAAGTTTCTGATGCATCTGCAGAAAGTTCATGAGCTGATTTGTATCTTG
The Aegilops tauschii subsp. strangulata cultivar AL8/78 chromosome 3, Aet v6.0, whole genome shotgun sequence genome window above contains:
- the LOC109759560 gene encoding uncharacterized protein; translated protein: MVSMAAAKLAVLLAVAALFAVAEAANPQEAHCWQCYYSCMQQKCGGYRNPAAHTAVDDGTAAASVPLNSTDGTTAVVHPADGGAAAHVAGGYESYCKCNKACILDCYKALPPVCYQMCVSETCSKLPPCKQAECYKACGDKCYHKQPSPGPKPPSPKPNPGPKPPSPKPTPPKPAPPNHGGSPKPTPPKPTPPNHGGSPKPTPPTPPKRPCPPHAPKPKPKPKPCPPKPKPKPPCPCPPAADVSASTDISNN